The Xyrauchen texanus isolate HMW12.3.18 chromosome 4, RBS_HiC_50CHRs, whole genome shotgun sequence genome segment TTTTGCACACCTTTAACTCCATACCCTTCCCCTATCATTaaccccacccccacctcagAAGATTCTAACAGGTCCTCAGGCCCACATAATGCTAACCCTCCTACTCTGCTCTCTGGGATATCCCGTGTACCATTTGCTTCAGTCCACGAGCCCGTCAATGCACAGATACCCTCAAATCCAATCTACAAAGCTGGTTTTGAGGAGTGCGTCTCTCGCCTGGCCAGCTTCATTGACTGCGTAGAGCCTTCTCAGAAAGACAGCTTCGTTCAGGGGCTGTGCCACCACCTTGACTCTTACAGCAGTGCTCTTCCTCAGGCCAGGATCTTTGGTAAGGCCGCCCGCCATCCTTGGATCCCAAGTGCAGAGTTGATGTGCAGGACGGACTTACCTGCAATTGGACCCTCAAGAGCGAACAACGAGTCTTTTTCCTACACCAACAGTTTGTATCCCAGTTCTTTCATGCTTCACCACCCTCATCCCAAAGGACTGCCCATGACACACCCCTACCTCTCTCCACCATACTCCATCTCTCCTCCACCCTCTCCTTGTTACTCAAGCAGCTCTCCCCACTTCTCCAGCTCTCCCACATACCTCTCTGTACCCTGCCACTTCCCTTTCCCACCTACCATCTCCCCACACTCCTCTGACTCTTCATCGTCATCAGGTTCTCTTAGCATCTCACCTCCTGCAGCGCCAGTAGTCTCAGGACCCCATCTTCAGGCCTCCATGGGCTCCCCAACACCAGAGCGAACCAATGGTTCAGTGCCCCCCTGCCAACCCCGGACTCTTAGACGAGCTCTTTTCCACAACCAGACACCGTCTGTCTGGAGGCCCTGgtgagaaaacaaaaaacaaaagatgtgACTCAAAACATAGCAGTAAAATACAGAGCGTTATTCTCTGAGTTTCCATCAGATTGTTGTGACAAAGACTGGGCTTCTCTTCCTAGTCTTCTTGGTATTATCAGGATGGGAGTGTTCTTTGCACCTCCATGAGTGACATAAGGTGAGAGAGTACTATTAGGAGGTCTGTGCTAATCACCAGTCACACAATGTCAGAGGATTCTACTAAAGAAAGCCGTTCTTAAAATGTATAGGTGCATTCTGAAATTGTTGTACTTGCCACTGTCACATTCCTTTTTGTACTGCAAACCATCTTCCTGTCTGAATCCTTTATTGTatacaaaatgtgtaaatatatttatatattttcctcTTGTACATtgtaaattaattgcaattttgttttacttaatAAATCTATATAATTTTGTTACATTGTATGaattttttcattttagtatTTAATTTCTCAATTACTATGAGGACAAACCTGCACGTAGGATAACTATCTTCTTATgctttttaaaggtgcaatatgtaattactgtactaaagcatacaattgtcatatgttatcagagatttaggaaacatgctaagttgaaatactggcttctccgaaaacaatgctacaaCCAGTagattctactttgaaatgtcagttCCAGGacagaatttctgtttgtgttttggcctgtgtgatcccacccactgcccatttcccaatagtatttcgacaccccgggttgccagatttgaaacaagttggTGGGCAAACACagcatgctgcagccatggaagccagcaatacatctagctgacattgacagagttataaaaaaatctACATGGGCTGGTCTATAATTTGCTATAAGCTagaaaacattgcaaacgtatacattacctgatcaacttacagtgtgaAGCTCATCGCATGCCATTGTCAGTTTTtttgttcctgttgcgtgtcttCAACCTAGCAACCCACATGAGCTTGTCTGTGGAGGAGACGCAccacaatattttgaatttggactgcagtacccattttaaacgcttgatgtcaatgttacatacaGTACTGCTCCTTTAAATTTTGGTGAATGTGAGCAGTACGGTAAGTAACATTgacttcaagcatttaaaatgtaataatttaaaacacaggTTTTTAATAATAGCTAAAAGTATAGTAATTAGACTTTTAGCTATTATTAAAAACCTGTAGACTTATTCATTCTTGTAAAGATTGCATAACAAATTGTGctattttttttgcatgtgtttTTGTAAATGCAGACTATTAAAATGCTTATAGTAAATagtatatttatattgttattgcatgtttttttctagtaaaatagtagctatatgaaaatatatttcattcacaaaaccattaaatgttcttttattaataaaaaacaaacaaacaaaaaataatacgATTTCATGTTTGGAACCCTTTGAAAACTCACAAAAACCTTTAAATATAAGCCTTTTAGAGGTTTtagaagttgtcacaagggttgTATAAGgttctgagaaaaaaaatctattacacaaatgtgttttccCTAACAGTGGTTtggtaaaatcataattttgtaaaAGACATTTGGTAAACAAGGGAGATTTTAACCTAAAGTAGGACATGGGGATTTTTTGTGTCAGGTCGGGGGAAAGTTGTCATATACCTTATATGAGCAAAAAACATCTGTGGTTTTAGAAACTGATACAGAAAGCTCTCAATTTATGTTCAGCGAGAACATGCCATGCTGGATAAGGATGGTTACTGCTAAAAATTTTACCTTCACAAAAAGTAATGGTTCATAATTTTTCACTTAATTTACATATGAACATGATTTATTTGAAGATTCATGTGGAAATCTTCTAGACATATCTGTCAATCTCAATTCCAGAGCTCACATGTCCAAGCTCACAAAACTGTCACATCTAATATTCTCATTACTTTCACTGTTCCTACTTTTAGGGAACTTGCATAAACAGAAACTGGTTGACAGTTAAAGGATTTATATTGTTATCTAGGCTAATGCCCCTGATAGCACTTATTaacatctgcaaaacatcttaaaggaatagttcacccaaaaaggaaaattctctcatcatttcctcaccctcttgcaatcccagaagtgtatggctttctttcttctacagaacgcCCATTTTATTTAAGTATATCCCAGCTCCGTAGAtatattcaatgcaagtgaatggcggccAAAAATTTGAATGTCCTAAAAGCacctaaaggcagcataaaagtaatccatatgactccggtggctaaatccatgtctttagaagcaatattataggtgtgggtgagaaacagatcaatatttaagtccttttatactatcaatctccattttcacatttgttttctttcgtttttggcgattcaaattctttgtgcatatcgccacccactgggaagggaggagaatttattgtaagaaaggacttaaatattcatctgtttcttacttacaccaatcatatcacttctgaagacatggattaaaccgccacatctgggatggcatgagggtgagtaaatcatgagagaattttcatttttgggtgaactatcccttttgaaAATATCCGATATGCAAACATTCTCAATCATTGACATCATTGACATGAGAGGAAATGTCTTATAGACATATTGTAAatgagcaaacaacataaaaaataagtcttccagatgtaaacacacaaatcaaatgtttgctcatctgcaattcATCTGTAAGATGTTTCCAcgcagatgtaaaaaaaaaaaaacattcagaagaTATCTTTAAGATGTTAAGCAGATAATTATTGCTTTCCAAATGAAACATCTTGGAGATGTACGTGTGCATTCTGGGGTAGGCCTAACAAGCGCCGTTGACAAAGAGAGTTGTGACACTGCCATAGACTTCTGTTGTTATCAGAGTATCTAGCCAATAGTGGTATTTTATGTAGCCAGCactagttaatgtttattgttagATAATAGCTAGACAGATTCTAATAGCAGTTAGCTAACGTGAGCAAGACTTCACAGCTACCATAACTAGATGTCAGTTGGCCTACATTTACCTAAAATTAATTGCAGTTATTGGCGTTCgttaaaatacaatgtttatCTTCAGTGATTAGATTTGTTGTTAAAATTATCAACACTTTGTATAAGACCGTACCATATTAGCAGGGTTGggtgggttacttttgaaatgtattccactacagattacggaatacatgctgtaaaaagtcatctgtaacgtattccgttagattactcaaagtcagtaatgtattataaataatttggattacttcttcagcttcagtttaacttgttttgacaGTAAAAACTCATGCTATGACAAAATagacgttaaaaatacattctcagaaaaacctaaatatctgatGCAGTGCTGTTTctcaaacaagataaatcaaattgatcttgttctaaggatatttagatatttttacaggaagatttttgccctaatatcaaaggtcttgctagaaaaaaagaaattatgatataatgtgaattttcttgataaataaaaatgatcgtgactggtaacatgtgcatgtaaaatggctagaaatagcatattagcttagcgtaaagctgacaatttacacaaggtttatttctatttcttctgctccaaacttacttcaaactgaattatctgtctgctcgtatgaatgtaacacatcaaaagaaagtgtttcaccgctgttcaaatgcactttgattggcattatttatatgtataaatgtttaaattgtaactgtagtggaacacagttacttatattttgtattttaaatacgtaatcccgttacatgtattccgttactccccaacagtACACCTAATTTCAAGGAATGGTAGCTAGCTCAACTAGATAACATGATTAGCAAGGTTTTTCCTTGGTTAATTCAGTCATAACACACATCGTTTGTTAGAGAGTGCATCAGTGACAGGTGATAAGATCAGCACCATAAATATTGATGATCATAGTAAAAAGAAAGTATAACTGCCGATAGctaattaatttacatatttttctgTTGAAGAGCTGACATGTGAAACCATGGGAGACTGACTTTGATGACCTAGCAAGCCAGTTATCTACAAATGATCCAAAAAGCAATAAGGTATGTAATTGTCAGAAACAGCTTTCTGTATCCTCCAAAATAATCATAAGAGTTGAATCAACGCCTCTAAACAACAAAAACTGAACATTATAACCTTCGTGAAGGTAGAATTTA includes the following:
- the LOC127641617 gene encoding transcription factor HES-7-like; the protein is MGLDRESKSIHPSSMQGRMKSWSLSCLGQKAGNHPGEVASPSKGRENRRQITPKMASRRVTKRILKPVIEKKRRDRINQRLEELRTLLMDNTLDTRLQNPKMEKAEILELTVEYIKKKAKGARENSNRSSGPHNANPPTLLSGISRVPFASVHEPVNAQIPSNPIYKAGFEECVSRLASFIDCVEPSQKDSFVQGLCHHLDSYSSALPQARIFGKAARHPWIPSAELMCRTDLPAIGPSRANNESFSYTNSLYPSSFMLHHPHPKGLPMTHPYLSPPYSISPPPSPCYSSSSPHFSSSPTYLSVPCHFPFPPTISPHSSDSSSSSGSLSISPPAAPVVSGPHLQASMGSPTPERTNGSVPPCQPRTLRRALFHNQTPSVWRPW